A window of Oxobacter pfennigii contains these coding sequences:
- the yhbH gene encoding sporulation protein YhbH has translation MAILREFEPNHPDRSIEDRRRHRQLVEKSIKDNLADVISEESIIGQSKDKKIKIPIKGIKEYQFIYGDNNGKGVGSGDGNQKRGDKIGQDSEKGRGKDGPGNEEGEDIYETEITLEDLINYLIEDLELPLMDKKKFSEIISSNSKKRSGYQRNGINPRFAKKRTVIEKLKREQTAKRAVRESNDGSLTDNSTIKIRFPFRQDDLRYFRVKKKPKRELNAAVICVMDTSGSMDNTKKFLARSFFFILYQFIKMKYNNVEVKFIAHSTIAKVVTESEFFHKVQSGGTYISSGLKKALEVIEENYNPAFWNVYTFCVTDGENWYEDNEQALKYGIKLSEICNLFGYSEIIPGSFESDIKEILEKGIRRNNFTAVTIMDKHDVWESLKKILKKELYGR, from the coding sequence ATGGCTATCCTGAGGGAATTTGAACCTAATCATCCTGACAGGTCAATAGAGGACAGAAGGCGTCACAGGCAGCTGGTGGAAAAGTCCATTAAAGATAATCTGGCCGATGTAATATCAGAAGAGAGCATTATAGGCCAAAGCAAGGATAAAAAAATAAAAATTCCCATAAAGGGTATAAAAGAATATCAGTTTATCTATGGGGATAATAATGGAAAAGGTGTAGGAAGCGGAGACGGAAATCAAAAAAGGGGAGACAAGATTGGTCAGGACAGTGAGAAAGGAAGGGGAAAGGATGGTCCTGGAAATGAAGAAGGGGAAGATATTTATGAGACTGAGATAACATTGGAAGACCTTATTAACTATCTCATTGAGGATTTGGAGCTGCCTTTGATGGATAAGAAAAAGTTTTCTGAAATAATATCCAGCAATTCAAAGAAAAGGTCCGGCTATCAAAGGAATGGAATTAACCCCAGGTTTGCTAAAAAAAGGACTGTTATTGAAAAACTCAAAAGAGAGCAGACAGCAAAGAGGGCAGTTCGGGAGTCAAACGATGGCTCCTTAACAGATAACAGCACAATAAAGATAAGATTTCCTTTCCGTCAGGATGATTTAAGATATTTCAGGGTAAAGAAAAAGCCCAAAAGAGAGCTTAATGCCGCAGTTATTTGCGTCATGGATACATCCGGTTCCATGGATAACACCAAGAAATTTCTTGCACGGTCCTTTTTCTTCATTCTCTATCAGTTTATTAAAATGAAATATAATAACGTGGAAGTAAAATTTATAGCCCATTCAACCATCGCAAAGGTGGTTACGGAAAGCGAGTTCTTCCACAAGGTGCAATCGGGAGGAACCTATATATCCAGCGGGCTTAAAAAAGCTCTGGAAGTAATTGAGGAAAATTATAACCCGGCCTTCTGGAATGTATATACCTTCTGCGTTACCGATGGTGAGAACTGGTATGAAGACAACGAACAGGCTTTAAAATATGGTATAAAATTAAGTGAGATATGCAATCTTTTCGGTTACAGCGAAATTATTCCAGGTTCCTTTGAAAGCGACATAAAAGAAATACTTGAAAAAGGAATAAGGAGAAATAATTTCACCGCCGTAACCATTATGGATAAGCATGATGTGTGGGAATCTCTTAAAAAAATACTCAAAAAAGAGCTCTATGGGAGGTGA
- a CDS encoding PrkA family serine protein kinase, with protein sequence MDFREMIAKDRDIRKKQEFEGTFLEYLQIVKENPQIVKLSHRRMHDIITGKGYEVLKPEDNPRVKKLYGNESIRKYNFFKDDFFGIDKVVMKLVNYFHSAAMKGEESRQVLYLVGPVGAGKSSLVESVKKALESAEPIYAIKGCPMREEPLHLIPKHLRKDFEKALGVEIEGDLCPVCKYRLKHEYGGEYEKVPVVTTDFSIRSRKGIGVVPPVDPNNQDTSVLTGSIDISKMDMYSEDDPRIFSLNGAFNVGNRGIVEFIEVFKNDVEYLHTVITATQEKSVPSPGKGSMIYFDGIILAHSNEAEWNKFKSDHTNEAILDRIVKIEVPYCMELSEEVKIYQKILNKSRYDAHIAPHTIETAAMFAILSRLAPSNKVDPMTKLKIYNGEDVVEKGTTKKIDYTELKEEAGMREGMTGISTRFIIKALDHALSSSEHNCINPLSVMESLYRAVKDLDIADDDKQRYLTFLQDTIRKEYNKILEKEVTKAFIHSFKEQAESLFDNYLDHAEAYVNRNKIKDRQTGEELEPDEEFMRSIEEHIGISISSAKGFRTDVTSYMFYIIRNGGKIDYTSYEPLKEAIEKKLTASVKELSRIITKSKVRDNNQDEKYNSMVEEMKANGYCDHCCDVILKYAANNLWKD encoded by the coding sequence ATGGACTTTAGAGAAATGATTGCAAAAGATAGAGATATTAGAAAAAAGCAGGAGTTTGAAGGTACTTTTCTTGAATATCTTCAAATAGTGAAAGAGAATCCCCAAATTGTAAAGCTGTCCCATAGAAGAATGCATGATATCATAACGGGCAAAGGATACGAGGTATTAAAACCTGAGGATAACCCCAGAGTCAAGAAATTATACGGAAATGAATCCATACGGAAATATAATTTCTTTAAAGATGATTTTTTCGGTATCGATAAGGTGGTAATGAAGCTTGTAAATTATTTTCATTCGGCGGCCATGAAAGGAGAGGAATCAAGGCAGGTACTTTATCTGGTAGGGCCGGTGGGAGCCGGAAAATCCTCTTTGGTTGAGTCGGTTAAAAAGGCATTGGAAAGTGCAGAGCCAATATACGCCATAAAAGGATGCCCCATGAGAGAAGAGCCCTTGCATTTGATACCCAAGCATTTGAGAAAGGACTTTGAAAAGGCTTTGGGCGTTGAGATCGAGGGAGATTTATGCCCGGTATGCAAGTACAGGCTTAAGCACGAATACGGCGGTGAATATGAAAAAGTTCCTGTAGTGACGACGGATTTTTCCATAAGATCAAGAAAAGGAATAGGCGTTGTGCCCCCTGTTGACCCTAACAATCAGGATACTTCAGTCCTCACAGGTTCAATTGATATATCAAAGATGGACATGTATTCTGAAGATGATCCCAGAATATTTTCATTAAACGGGGCATTTAACGTCGGAAACAGAGGTATCGTTGAATTTATAGAAGTCTTTAAAAATGATGTGGAATACCTCCATACCGTAATAACAGCCACCCAGGAGAAATCCGTACCCTCACCGGGGAAGGGCTCAATGATTTATTTTGACGGTATAATTTTAGCCCACTCCAATGAAGCCGAATGGAATAAGTTTAAATCCGACCATACCAATGAAGCTATATTGGACAGAATTGTAAAAATAGAGGTCCCTTATTGCATGGAACTCAGTGAGGAAGTAAAGATATATCAGAAGATATTGAATAAAAGCAGGTATGATGCCCATATAGCCCCCCATACCATAGAAACTGCAGCCATGTTTGCAATTCTATCAAGGCTGGCACCTTCAAACAAGGTGGATCCCATGACCAAGTTAAAAATATATAACGGAGAAGATGTAGTTGAAAAGGGAACTACTAAAAAAATTGATTATACCGAGCTTAAAGAAGAAGCAGGCATGAGGGAAGGTATGACAGGAATTTCAACCAGGTTTATCATAAAGGCCTTAGACCATGCATTATCAAGCTCGGAGCATAATTGCATAAATCCCCTGAGCGTTATGGAAAGCCTATATAGAGCCGTAAAGGATTTGGATATTGCAGATGATGACAAACAAAGATATCTCACATTTTTACAGGATACCATAAGGAAAGAATACAACAAGATATTGGAAAAGGAAGTTACAAAAGCCTTTATACACAGCTTCAAAGAACAGGCTGAAAGCCTCTTTGACAACTATCTTGACCATGCTGAGGCCTATGTAAACAGGAATAAGATAAAGGACCGTCAGACAGGTGAGGAATTAGAGCCCGACGAGGAATTCATGAGATCCATCGAAGAGCACATCGGAATATCCATAAGCTCTGCCAAGGGTTTCAGGACGGATGTAACCTCTTATATGTTCTATATAATAAGGAATGGAGGCAAAATTGACTATACATCCTATGAACCCCTTAAGGAAGCAATAGAAAAGAAGCTTACGGCATCCGTGAAAGAGCTTTCCAGAATAATAACAAAATCCAAAGTGAGGGACAACAATCAGGATGAAAAATACAATTCTATGGTAGAAGAAATGAAGGCAAATGGATACTGTGACCACTGCTGTGATGTCATTTTGAAATACGCTGCAAATAATTTATGGAAGGATTGA
- a CDS encoding SpoIIE family protein phosphatase, which yields MSYYLETYHESMNKYNEELCGDKVEVIREDNSIVMVLADGLGSGVKANILSTLTAKIIGTMLANGSGIDEAVETIVSTLPVDKERGVAYSTFTILQLFKSGKGYLVEFDNPSAFRLNKEKLIPIETTTRVISEKIVREARFDVEQEDLFVIVSDGVVHAGIGGRLNLGWQWKNVGEYIQNANKDGMNTKAITKLLLNACSNLYNKKPGDDVTIAAVKAKRPVTLNLMVGPPADKKRDEEVVMRFAATDGVKVVCGGTTAQIVARELGKKIIPNFNYFNPSVPPTAEIDGIDLVTEGVITIKKALGLIKACVKQDSTMEDFLSLNNKDGASRLAKMILNEGTNINIFLGRAMNPAHENTEFPTSLSMKIGLVEEIVSYLNSIGKQVTLEYY from the coding sequence ATGAGTTATTATCTTGAAACTTACCATGAAAGCATGAATAAATACAATGAAGAGCTCTGCGGCGACAAGGTGGAAGTCATAAGGGAAGACAATTCAATTGTTATGGTGTTGGCAGATGGCTTGGGAAGCGGTGTTAAGGCCAATATATTGTCTACTTTGACCGCAAAGATAATTGGCACCATGCTGGCTAACGGTTCGGGGATTGATGAAGCTGTTGAAACCATAGTAAGTACTCTCCCGGTGGATAAAGAGAGGGGGGTAGCCTACTCTACCTTCACCATTCTTCAATTATTTAAAAGCGGCAAAGGATATTTGGTAGAATTTGATAATCCTTCAGCTTTCCGCCTAAATAAGGAAAAATTAATTCCCATAGAGACTACCACCAGGGTTATAAGCGAGAAAATTGTCAGGGAGGCCAGGTTTGATGTGGAGCAGGAGGATCTATTCGTAATTGTAAGTGACGGCGTGGTACATGCCGGTATAGGCGGGCGTTTAAATTTGGGATGGCAGTGGAAAAATGTAGGAGAGTACATTCAAAATGCAAATAAAGACGGCATGAATACCAAAGCCATAACCAAGCTTTTATTGAATGCCTGCAGCAATCTTTATAACAAAAAACCCGGCGATGATGTTACAATTGCAGCGGTAAAAGCCAAAAGGCCTGTTACATTAAACCTTATGGTAGGACCTCCGGCCGACAAAAAAAGGGATGAGGAAGTAGTCATGCGATTTGCTGCGACAGATGGAGTAAAAGTTGTCTGCGGTGGTACTACAGCTCAAATAGTCGCTCGGGAACTGGGCAAGAAAATCATACCGAATTTTAATTATTTTAACCCATCAGTTCCGCCTACAGCTGAAATAGATGGAATAGACCTTGTGACTGAAGGTGTTATAACCATAAAAAAAGCTTTGGGGCTTATAAAAGCCTGTGTTAAACAGGACAGTACCATGGAGGATTTTTTAAGCCTTAATAATAAAGACGGGGCTTCCAGGCTGGCAAAAATGATATTGAATGAGGGTACAAATATTAATATATTCTTAGGAAGAGCTATGAATCCTGCCCATGAGAACACAGAGTTTCCAACCAGTCTAAGTATGAAAATAGGTTTGGTAGAAGAAATCGTAAGCTATCTTAACAGTATAGGAAAGCAGGTTACATTGGAATATTACTAA
- a CDS encoding [Fe-Fe] hydrogenase large subunit C-terminal domain-containing protein: MSIIQYKKADCRNCYKCIRQCPVKAIAYKNDQVEIIDEDCILCGNCLSVCPQNAKSIRRDIELVKASINKKEKVYVSLAPSFAAAFENVNERLMTHALEKLGFIYVEETALAAYHVSRQYEKLMSERKMKNIITTACPSIVYLVERYYPELVDMLAPVISPMVAHGKMLKEMYGPRIKVVFIGPCASKKQEFKDINNAGVISFVLTFQELKEWMADEGIYLNGQFSEDIKKLKETSGRIYPLPGGILKTIDSKFKKNYKSISIDGVDRCIKALDSIKNEGMENYFIEMNSCAGGCIGGPCMSEVKGGLIEARTRLIDYIRKNSAKIGQPNISEPKIDFSRKFSPRSHNNTVPSDEVIQEILNSTGKFTPDKELNCGACGYSTCRDKAIAVYNKKAQLYMCMPYMKERAESISNLVISTAPQAIFALDSELRIQELNNSARELFGLKSEIAEGRSIHEILKCPDIEKVMISGTNINDSKYYYEEHGVTVEQSIIYIPEQKTTILIIKDITKEEQRRKQMHQLSTENVELAQKVIDKQMRVAQEIASLLGETTAETKVALTKLKKSIVAEVGDAE; this comes from the coding sequence ATGAGCATAATCCAGTATAAAAAGGCCGATTGCAGAAATTGTTACAAATGCATCCGCCAATGCCCCGTTAAAGCCATTGCATATAAAAATGACCAGGTTGAAATTATTGATGAAGATTGTATATTATGCGGAAATTGTCTTTCGGTATGTCCTCAGAATGCAAAAAGCATAAGAAGAGATATAGAATTAGTGAAAGCATCTATAAATAAAAAGGAGAAAGTATATGTAAGTCTTGCACCCTCTTTTGCCGCTGCTTTTGAAAATGTTAATGAAAGGTTAATGACACACGCCTTGGAAAAATTAGGTTTTATTTATGTTGAGGAGACAGCCTTGGCGGCATACCATGTATCCAGACAATATGAGAAGCTGATGAGCGAAAGGAAAATGAAAAATATAATAACTACTGCATGTCCATCCATAGTATATCTTGTTGAGCGGTATTATCCTGAATTGGTAGATATGCTGGCACCTGTAATATCGCCTATGGTTGCCCATGGGAAAATGCTAAAGGAAATGTACGGACCCAGGATAAAGGTGGTGTTTATAGGACCCTGTGCTTCTAAAAAACAGGAATTTAAGGATATAAATAATGCAGGGGTAATAAGCTTTGTACTGACCTTTCAGGAATTAAAGGAATGGATGGCTGATGAAGGTATTTATCTGAACGGGCAATTCAGTGAGGATATAAAAAAATTAAAGGAAACATCGGGAAGGATATACCCTCTGCCCGGCGGCATACTCAAAACCATAGATAGTAAGTTTAAGAAGAATTATAAATCTATAAGCATTGATGGAGTTGATCGGTGTATAAAAGCACTGGATTCCATAAAAAATGAAGGTATGGAAAATTATTTTATAGAAATGAATTCCTGTGCCGGCGGATGTATAGGCGGGCCTTGCATGAGTGAAGTAAAAGGCGGTTTGATTGAAGCCAGAACAAGATTGATTGATTATATAAGAAAGAACAGCGCAAAAATAGGACAGCCAAATATCTCTGAACCAAAAATAGATTTCTCCAGAAAGTTTTCTCCCCGGAGCCACAACAATACAGTTCCATCTGATGAAGTAATTCAGGAAATATTAAACAGTACAGGGAAATTCACGCCTGATAAGGAATTAAACTGCGGAGCCTGCGGCTATTCCACCTGCCGTGATAAAGCCATAGCAGTCTATAACAAAAAAGCACAGCTTTATATGTGTATGCCGTATATGAAGGAAAGGGCAGAATCAATATCCAACCTTGTTATAAGCACTGCCCCTCAGGCAATATTTGCATTGGACAGCGAGCTTAGGATTCAGGAATTAAATAATTCGGCAAGAGAATTATTTGGGTTGAAGTCGGAAATAGCAGAAGGAAGAAGTATCCATGAAATACTGAAATGCCCGGATATTGAGAAAGTAATGATAAGCGGAACCAATATAAATGACAGCAAATATTACTATGAGGAGCATGGAGTTACTGTAGAGCAGTCCATTATATATATTCCCGAGCAAAAGACTACCATTCTTATAATAAAGGATATCACAAAAGAAGAGCAAAGGCGCAAGCAGATGCATCAGTTAAGCACAGAAAATGTTGAATTAGCTCAGAAAGTCATAGATAAGCAAATGAGGGTGGCTCAGGAAATTGCAAGCTTACTTGGTGAAACCACAGCGGAAACCAAAGTTGCTCTGACCAAACTCAAAAAGTCCATTGTGGCAGAAGTGGGTGATGCAGAATGA
- a CDS encoding (2Fe-2S) ferredoxin domain-containing protein, which translates to MLEVFICVGSSCHLKGSYDIVRLFQEFVKEYNLQDYVELKASFCLGQCTNGVSTKIGDELLCGVTAANARDVFTQKILSRFIDEHNPV; encoded by the coding sequence ATGCTTGAAGTATTCATATGTGTCGGCAGCTCCTGTCATTTAAAAGGCTCTTATGATATCGTAAGATTATTCCAGGAGTTTGTCAAAGAGTATAATTTGCAGGATTATGTAGAATTGAAAGCATCTTTTTGTCTGGGGCAATGCACTAACGGAGTTTCAACCAAAATTGGCGATGAGTTATTATGCGGGGTCACCGCTGCAAATGCAAGAGATGTATTTACACAAAAAATATTAAGCAGGTTTATAGATGAGCATAATCCAGTATAA